A stretch of Deltaproteobacteria bacterium DNA encodes these proteins:
- a CDS encoding J domain-containing protein produces MGKNADYYKILGVSKSATQEEIKKAYRKLARKWHPDINPGNSESEERFKDISMAFDTLGNPERRKLYDEFGEEGLAQGFDAEKARQYKAWQSSTRAGSGGFRASAGGFGFDDLFGKRQYGQYHQYEDVFQDLFTGGKQGFAQRPRSRGRDIEHTMEVDFMSSLRGIETLLSMEKLETCPNCGGSGSDPNVELKICPSCKGSGRISVAEGPIPFSRPCPECQGQGRVGRPCPVCYGEGRKQVTATIKVSIPRGVRDGFRVRVAGKGEPGSSGGPPGDLYLIIRVKPHPLLTRKGDDLIYGLPVTVEETLAGGSIVVPTPDGSVSLKIPPGSQSGKLLRLKGKGAENPKTKKSGDLLVKLDVRVPETSDQEAVEAAKVLSRFYSENPRANLRF; encoded by the coding sequence ATGGGAAAAAACGCAGATTACTATAAAATATTGGGTGTCTCGAAGAGCGCCACGCAGGAGGAAATAAAAAAGGCCTATCGAAAGCTGGCCCGAAAGTGGCACCCGGATATCAACCCAGGGAATTCAGAGTCTGAAGAGAGGTTTAAGGACATCTCTATGGCATTCGACACCTTGGGCAATCCCGAGCGGCGTAAACTGTATGATGAATTCGGCGAAGAAGGTCTCGCCCAGGGATTTGACGCAGAGAAGGCGCGCCAATATAAGGCGTGGCAATCCTCGACCCGTGCAGGCTCCGGAGGTTTCCGGGCGTCGGCGGGCGGCTTCGGATTTGATGACCTGTTCGGGAAGCGCCAGTACGGACAATACCATCAATATGAAGACGTATTTCAAGACCTGTTCACTGGAGGGAAGCAAGGATTCGCCCAGCGTCCCAGGTCCAGGGGCCGGGACATCGAGCACACCATGGAAGTCGATTTCATGTCCTCATTGCGAGGCATCGAGACCCTTCTTTCCATGGAGAAGTTGGAAACTTGTCCCAATTGTGGCGGTTCGGGCTCCGATCCCAACGTCGAACTGAAAATATGCCCTTCTTGCAAAGGTTCCGGCCGCATCTCCGTTGCAGAGGGCCCCATTCCTTTTTCACGCCCCTGCCCCGAATGCCAGGGACAAGGCCGAGTAGGCCGCCCCTGCCCCGTATGTTACGGAGAAGGCCGTAAACAGGTCACGGCCACCATTAAAGTGTCCATTCCTAGAGGTGTCCGAGACGGCTTTCGCGTTCGAGTTGCCGGAAAAGGAGAGCCCGGCTCTTCCGGTGGGCCGCCGGGCGATCTCTATCTCATCATTCGAGTGAAACCGCATCCATTGCTGACCCGAAAAGGCGACGATCTCATATATGGGCTTCCGGTAACCGTTGAGGAGACGCTTGCGGGAGGGTCTATTGTCGTCCCCACTCCTGACGGTTCCGTAAGCCTCAAGATCCCGCCGGGAAGTCAAAGCGGCAAGCTGCTCCGTCTAAAGGGGAAAGGGGCCGAGAATCCCAAAACGAAGAAATCGGGAGACCTCTTGGTTAAATTGGACGTCCGGGTCCCGGAAACAAGCGATCAAGAAGCCGTGGAGGCCGCCAAAGTGCTCTCTCGGTTTTATAGCGAAAACCCAAGGGCGAACTTGAGGTTCTAA
- a CDS encoding HAMP domain-containing histidine kinase, which produces MATQVIRLGRQPTLAPDEDRIFVIQKRINEKIDDYEQYSFSPVQDCALKTFFDLAQEFDSRWDFYCICVMISKIFYDLESILYVADSPNSLRLVCRSEYLCKEPPEVAPIMPSLYKEPTVEDDSFFVPIKGNLKLLSELREVPEGGVIGILQICKGSDLSDHMKLFFEKFANRIGFQLHNRFIREKNVEHLRFIQNLVNDIGHNVIVPNMYFKLFYKRLKGKIDRAQEISGDLKRQLDKAIEARGAQAIAQIRPLQEELNYINESMEELFQQIISHYEQTSLFLETLLRRSHFEQGRYVLEPTRVNFKEKIIRPQLNRYLHRLEERGIAVDDRLIGIPDDEITVVADAGLISQVYANLFTNAVKYTREASDPYGNRHKFIALGLEILRSYFGEGKDGIKFNLFSTGPHIPDEDVLRLFSEGYRGKNVGDEYGTGHGLNFIKEVIELHGGKAGYEPTPMGNNFYFILPK; this is translated from the coding sequence ATGGCTACGCAGGTGATTCGATTGGGTAGGCAACCCACACTAGCTCCGGACGAAGATCGCATTTTCGTCATCCAGAAGCGCATCAACGAAAAGATTGACGATTACGAACAGTATTCGTTCAGTCCTGTCCAGGACTGCGCACTCAAGACCTTCTTTGATCTGGCTCAGGAATTCGATAGCCGCTGGGACTTCTATTGCATTTGCGTCATGATCTCGAAGATCTTCTACGATCTCGAGAGCATTCTGTATGTAGCGGATAGTCCGAACTCGTTAAGACTGGTCTGTCGTTCGGAATATCTCTGCAAAGAACCTCCTGAAGTTGCCCCCATAATGCCATCTTTATACAAAGAACCGACAGTAGAGGATGACTCCTTCTTTGTTCCCATCAAAGGTAATTTAAAGCTTCTGTCCGAGCTGAGGGAGGTTCCTGAAGGAGGCGTTATCGGGATATTACAGATCTGTAAGGGCTCGGATCTTTCGGATCACATGAAACTGTTTTTCGAGAAATTCGCAAACCGCATCGGCTTTCAACTTCATAACCGGTTCATAAGAGAAAAGAACGTTGAACACCTTCGATTCATTCAAAATTTGGTGAATGATATTGGGCATAACGTGATCGTACCCAATATGTATTTCAAGTTATTTTATAAGAGGCTCAAAGGGAAGATAGACCGGGCGCAGGAAATATCCGGTGACTTGAAGAGACAACTGGACAAGGCTATAGAAGCGCGCGGAGCTCAGGCCATTGCGCAGATTAGACCGCTCCAGGAGGAATTGAACTATATCAATGAATCGATGGAGGAACTGTTTCAACAGATCATCTCTCACTACGAGCAGACGAGTCTGTTCCTGGAAACCTTGCTGAGAAGATCCCATTTCGAGCAAGGAAGATATGTCCTCGAGCCTACCCGAGTCAATTTCAAGGAAAAGATCATACGCCCTCAATTGAACCGATACCTGCATCGTCTCGAAGAGAGGGGCATTGCCGTGGACGACCGTCTCATCGGAATCCCGGATGACGAAATCACGGTTGTGGCGGATGCCGGATTGATTTCTCAGGTGTACGCGAATTTATTCACCAACGCGGTGAAATATACCAGGGAAGCGTCGGACCCGTACGGAAACCGTCACAAGTTCATCGCGTTGGGACTTGAGATCCTCCGAAGCTATTTCGGGGAAGGCAAGGACGGGATCAAGTTCAACCTGTTCAGCACGGGACCCCATATCCCCGATGAAGACGTGCTCCGATTGTTCAGCGAAGGGTATCGCGGCAAAAACGTTGGGGATGAATACGGCACCGGGCACGGGTTGAACTTCATCAAAGAAGTAATAGAGTTGCACGGTGGAAAAGCCGGTTACGAACCCACGCCTATGGGCAACAACTTCTATTTCATTTTGCCCAAGTAA
- a CDS encoding methyltransferase domain-containing protein yields the protein MSNIYVHGYDRKETVRLQDQASTLVELLHADTAFPAGSLVLEAGCGVGAQTVTLARSSPDARITSLDISNASVVEARRAVLSAGSGNVTFLQGDIFHLPFRVETFHHIFVCFVLEHLSEPVDALIHLKALLQPGGSITVIEGDHGSAYFFPDSDCARRAIQCQIELQAASGGNALIGRELYPLLDRAGFENVSVSPRMVYVDTSRPELVDGFTRKTFTAMIEGIRESALEAALIDPATFDKGIRDLYRTTEPDGVFCYTFFKASARKKS from the coding sequence ATGAGCAACATCTACGTTCACGGCTATGACCGGAAAGAGACCGTCCGGCTGCAGGACCAGGCATCCACGTTGGTCGAACTTCTGCATGCGGACACCGCATTTCCCGCGGGGAGTCTCGTTCTTGAAGCAGGCTGCGGAGTGGGCGCCCAGACCGTCACTCTTGCACGGAGCAGCCCAGACGCTCGGATTACCTCGCTTGACATATCCAACGCTTCGGTGGTCGAAGCCCGTCGGGCCGTGTTGTCTGCCGGTTCAGGGAATGTCACTTTCTTACAGGGCGATATTTTCCATTTGCCGTTCAGGGTCGAGACGTTTCACCACATTTTCGTCTGTTTTGTCCTCGAACATCTATCCGAGCCGGTGGACGCGTTGATCCATCTGAAAGCCCTTCTCCAACCCGGCGGCTCCATCACAGTAATTGAAGGGGATCACGGGTCCGCCTATTTCTTTCCGGACAGTGATTGCGCCCGGAGAGCCATCCAATGTCAAATCGAACTTCAGGCGGCCTCCGGGGGCAACGCCTTGATCGGTCGCGAGCTGTATCCTCTGCTCGACAGAGCCGGGTTCGAGAACGTCTCCGTTTCCCCCCGCATGGTCTATGTGGATACCAGCAGGCCGGAACTGGTCGACGGATTCACCCGGAAGACGTTCACAGCCATGATCGAGGGTATTCGCGAGTCCGCCCTCGAGGCCGCTTTGATCGATCCGGCGACCTTCGACAAAGGGATAAGGGACCTCTACCGAACCACGGAACCCGACGGCGTCTTTTGCTACACGTTTTTCAAGGCGTCAGCTCGGAAGAAATCATAA
- a CDS encoding CDC27 family protein, producing the protein MVEINDGGHGRFIGSTRQLLHIGARSVGGWLALLVILTLIPLAGGPAAAQNTDSTMPSISDEPSDRAQAHYERAQLLESWGMWEKALEEYRRVLELTDYGPHRSSSHYEIGFCLFKLERYQEALDALNQIKPEDLPDPSLQERIESAREKILKAMREHSQGTQDRP; encoded by the coding sequence ATGGTTGAAATCAACGACGGCGGACATGGGCGTTTTATCGGATCGACCAGACAACTCTTGCACATCGGCGCGCGGAGCGTGGGAGGGTGGCTCGCCCTTCTCGTCATACTGACGCTGATCCCGCTTGCGGGGGGACCTGCAGCCGCGCAAAACACCGATTCGACAATGCCAAGCATCAGCGACGAACCGAGCGACCGGGCCCAGGCGCATTACGAACGAGCCCAACTCCTCGAATCGTGGGGAATGTGGGAAAAAGCCCTGGAGGAATACCGAAGGGTTCTCGAACTTACCGACTATGGGCCACATCGGTCCAGCTCTCACTACGAGATCGGCTTCTGTCTGTTCAAACTCGAAAGATACCAGGAGGCCCTGGATGCTTTGAATCAGATTAAGCCGGAGGATTTACCGGATCCTTCCCTGCAGGAGAGGATCGAAAGCGCTCGGGAAAAAATACTGAAAGCCATGCGCGAACACTCGCAAGGAACCCAGGATCGACCCTAA
- a CDS encoding Hsp20/alpha crystallin family protein, which translates to MFDLIPFRKRTLFPTMWGRTDDVFERFFEDFPVLRGGVDLSSDAFLPSVDVSETEKDVVVRVEAPGMEAKNFDLSLKDNVLCISGEKKEETEKTEGRYHTRESRYGSFRRNVCMPGEVDETNVDAAYEGGVLKVTLHKTEEAKEHVKKIEVH; encoded by the coding sequence ATGTTCGATCTGATTCCTTTTCGAAAAAGAACTCTCTTTCCTACGATGTGGGGAAGAACGGATGATGTGTTCGAGCGCTTCTTCGAAGATTTTCCGGTCTTGAGAGGCGGAGTGGATCTTTCAAGTGATGCTTTCCTGCCGTCAGTGGATGTCAGCGAAACGGAGAAGGACGTAGTAGTTCGAGTGGAAGCTCCGGGAATGGAAGCCAAGAACTTCGATCTCTCGCTGAAGGACAATGTGCTGTGTATTAGTGGAGAGAAGAAGGAAGAGACGGAGAAGACCGAGGGACGTTATCACACGCGGGAGAGTCGCTATGGCAGCTTCAGACGGAACGTTTGCATGCCTGGCGAGGTAGACGAAACCAACGTGGATGCTGCATACGAAGGCGGCGTACTGAAGGTCACTCTCCACAAGACTGAAGAAGCAAAAGAACACGTAAAGAAAATTGAAGTCCATTAA